Proteins encoded in a region of the Streptomyces sp. NBC_01471 genome:
- a CDS encoding Cys-Gln thioester bond-forming surface protein, which translates to MRRPGTSRLAAAALTAGLVAGGAMATAAPAFADDAPTNSSGVTATLDNPGVSVGGQVVINGKDETAGLFELKVDGGGSIKTYCIDLFNHTQANTSYREVTWAQSSLANNTEAGKIRWILEHSYPQVTPASLGANLNVTLTDATAAAATQAAIWHFSDHVDAVPKDEAARKLTEYLEKSAANVAEPAASLSLGPADVAGHPGGSLGPVTVSTNAAKAEVSLAPDAPQGVTVVGKDGKPVTSAVNGTQLFFKVPAGTQPGSAKLNVTAQTTVPIGRAFVSDSKSQTQILAGTSTASVGAVATANWASKGAIPALSAKKDCAKGGVDITASNKGDEAFTFELAGQKHTIEAGKSQTVTVPVAEDQAYDFTIKGPNGFEKRFQGVLDCKTAGSTPTHSATPTPKPSAASAGGSTSGTNGGGLAETGSSSSTPVIAGVAIALVVLGGGAVFMLRRKNGTAGQ; encoded by the coding sequence ATACGGCGGCCGGGCACCTCCCGGCTGGCCGCCGCGGCCCTGACTGCGGGGCTGGTCGCCGGTGGTGCGATGGCAACTGCCGCACCTGCTTTCGCCGATGACGCTCCCACCAACTCCTCCGGCGTCACCGCCACCCTGGACAACCCCGGGGTGTCGGTCGGCGGCCAGGTCGTGATCAACGGCAAGGACGAGACGGCCGGGCTCTTCGAGCTCAAGGTCGACGGCGGCGGCTCCATCAAGACGTACTGCATCGACCTGTTCAACCACACTCAGGCCAACACCTCCTACCGTGAGGTCACGTGGGCCCAGTCCTCGCTCGCGAACAACACCGAAGCGGGCAAGATCCGCTGGATCCTTGAGCACTCCTACCCGCAGGTGACGCCCGCGTCCCTGGGGGCGAATCTCAACGTCACGCTGACCGACGCCACGGCCGCCGCCGCCACCCAGGCCGCGATCTGGCACTTCTCGGACCACGTCGACGCGGTGCCGAAGGACGAGGCAGCCCGGAAGCTGACCGAGTACCTGGAGAAGTCCGCGGCCAACGTGGCCGAGCCGGCCGCCTCGCTCTCGCTCGGCCCCGCCGACGTGGCCGGTCACCCGGGCGGGTCGCTCGGCCCGGTGACGGTCTCCACCAACGCGGCCAAGGCCGAGGTCTCCCTCGCCCCCGACGCGCCGCAGGGTGTCACCGTCGTCGGCAAGGACGGCAAGCCCGTCACCAGCGCGGTCAACGGCACGCAGCTGTTCTTCAAGGTCCCGGCCGGCACACAGCCCGGCTCGGCCAAGCTGAACGTCACCGCGCAGACCACGGTGCCGATCGGCCGTGCCTTCGTCAGTGACTCCAAGAGCCAGACGCAGATCCTCGCGGGCACCAGCACGGCTTCGGTCGGCGCGGTCGCCACCGCCAACTGGGCCAGCAAGGGCGCCATCCCGGCCCTCTCCGCCAAGAAGGACTGCGCCAAGGGCGGCGTGGACATCACCGCCAGCAACAAGGGCGATGAGGCGTTCACCTTCGAGCTGGCGGGCCAGAAGCACACGATCGAGGCCGGCAAGTCGCAGACGGTGACCGTCCCGGTCGCCGAGGACCAGGCCTACGACTTCACGATCAAGGGCCCGAACGGCTTCGAGAAGCGCTTCCAGGGCGTCCTCGACTGCAAGACGGCCGGCAGCACCCCCACCCACAGCGCCACCCCGACCCCGAAGCCCAGCGCGGCCTCGGCCGGCGGCAGCACCTCGGGTACCAACGGCGGCGGCCTGGCCGAGACCGGCAGCTCCAGCTCCACCCCGGTGATCGCCGGTGTCGCGATCGCCCTCGTGG